The sequence TTAAAAGTAATTGATAATGAAGGAAATAGAGTAGGTAGAGTTGAAGATGTTCTTTTTAATGAAAAGACTGGGCATCTACATTATTTAGAAGTATCAGAAGGAGTTTTTGAAGATATTTTTTATGGAAGATTAAGAATTCCTCTCTCAAATAATATAAAATTTGAAGATAAAGCAATTATTATTACAAATAAAAAGCAAATAAAAAAAATAGGAGGGCTTAAAAAATACTTTAATCAAGATATAGAAAAAAGGGAGGTTTAAGTATTAATGACATTTTTAAAAAGAAGAAGGAATTTGTTCTTTTTGATTATCATTGGAGTATTATTTTTTATGTTAATTTTTCATATAAGGAAAGAATTAATAAGTATATTAAGTCCATTTATCTGGTCTATTATATTTGCTTACTTATTGAATCCTATTGTAAATTTTTTGGAAACAAGAAAAATTAATAGATCTCTCTCTATCTTGCTTACATATTTGACATTGATCAGCATTTTTATTGTAATAGGGTGGACCATTATACCTGCAATTGTAGACGAAACCAAAAATTTAATTCACGATTTGCCTTATTATACAGAACAAGTAGAAAAATTTTTATTAATGATACGTAAATCTACACAAGCACAATTACCAGTTATATTTAACAATTTTATTGAAAATAGTATTAATAGTATAGAAGATAGTATTATAAATAAGATAAAAAGCATTTCTTATATAGTTGTAAATTTCTTTTCTGGGATTTTGAATATTGTCATGATACCAGTGGTAACCTATTATTTTTTAAAGGATAAAGAGTATTTTAAAAAAATAATGATTGAATTAATGCCTAAAAAATGGAGAATAAAAATTTTGGAAATAGCAAAGGATAGCGATAGGGTAATCGGAGGTTTTGTAAGGGGAAAGATTATTGTAGCCATATTTGTTGGTGTATTTACTGCTTTAGGATTATATTTACTGAATATAAATTATGCGGTTATTATAGGAGTTGTTACAGGAATCATTGATATTATTCCTTATTTTGGACCTGTAATAGCGGCAATTCCTGCTATAATTATAGCTTTTTTTCAACATCCTATTAAAGCAATATGGGTAATTATTTTATTTATAATTGTTCAGCAAATAGAAGGAGATGTAATTGGCCCTAAAGTAATTGGTTCTAGTGTAGGATTACATCCAGTAGCAATTATTTTTTCATTATTAATAGGAGGAACTTTTTTTGGAGTTATTGGGATGATACTTGCTGTTCCAGTAGCTGGGACTGTAAAAGTAGTAGGAAAACATATTGTTGATTATATTGCTACAAATGATGACAACTATTGACAAAAGTTTCTATCTTATATATTATAATTTAAAGAAAATAATATTAAAAATGCGATGAAAAGAAGGAGTATTTTTGCTGATTTCTAATTTAGAGAGGAAACCCTTTGGCTGAAAGGTTTCTAGATAAGCAAAAAGAAAGCAGTCTTGGAGTTTTAGGATCGAAATATAGTAGATCTTAACGGTTAGCAGCCGTTATTTGCAAGAGGGATTGATTTTGATGAAATCAGTAATAAGGGTGGTACCGCGAGAAATGACTTCTCGTCCCTATTTAAGGGATGGAGGTTTTTTTTATTTTAAAAAAGTAAGGAGGAATAAAATGGAATCATTAGGATTGAATGAAATTCGAGAACGATTTCTTAGTTTTTTTGAAAAAAAGGGACATTTAAGATTGCCAAGTTTTTCTTTAGTACCTAAAAATGACAATAGCTTATTGTTAATAAATTCAGGAATGGCTCCTTTAAAACCATATTTTATAGGGATACAAAAGCCTCCTAGAAAGAGAGTCACAACTTGTCAAAAATGTATTAGAACGCCTGATATTGAAAGAGTTGGACAGACTGCTCGACATGCTACTTTTTTTGAAATGTTAGGAAATTTTTCTTTTGGAGACTATTTTAAAAAAGAAATTATTGAATGGGCATGGGAGTTTATTATGCAAGAATTAAAAATACCAGAAGATAGACTGTGGGTGAGTATTTATAAGGAAGATAACGAAGCTTTTGAAATTTGGACAAAAAAAATAGGAGTTTCTCCAGAGAGAATAGTGAGATTAGGGAAAAAAGATAATTTTTGGGAAATTGGAGTAGGCCCATGTGGACCATCCTCTGAAATTTATTTTGATCGAGGGGAACAAGCAGGATGTGGAAAAGAGAATTGTACAGTTGGATGTGACTGTGATCGTTTTGTTGAATTTTGGAATTTAGTATTTACCCAGTTTAATCGTGATGAAGAAGGAAATTATACTCCGATAAAGCATCCTAATATTGATACAGGAATGGGTTTGGAACGTATAGCAGCTATTATGCAGGGAGTAGATAGTATATTTGAAGTAGATACTATTAGGCACATATTAGATTATGTTTGTTCTTTAGCAAAAATAGAGTATGGAAAAGATGTTTCAAAGGATATGTCTATTCGTGTTATTACGGATCATATTAGAAGTGTAACTTTTATGGTAAGTGATGGGATCCTTCCTAGCAATGAGGGAAGAGGATATGTATTAAGAAGACTTCTTAGAAGAGCTGCAAGACATGGTAAATTATTAGGAATTCAAGAACCATTTTTATATAAAATATGCCATAAAGTAATCGAAGTATCTAAAGATGCTTATCCAGAATTAAAGAGAAAAGAAGAATCTATTGAAAAAATTATTTATACAGAGGAAGAGAGATTTCAACAAACTATAGACCAGGGATTAAGCATTTTACAAGATCTTATGAATGAATTAATAACTAAAAATTCAGATACTATTTCAGGAATAGATGTTTTTAAACTTTATGATACTTATGGATTCCCATTAGAATTAACCATGGAAATTGCACAGGAAAAAGGATTAAAAGTGGATGAAAATGGGTTTTATCAAGAAATGAAAAAACAAAAGGAAAGAGCTAGAAATGCAAGAAAAATTACTAACATTGGTAGTTGGAAAGAAGATGTTTCTATTTTTCTTGGAAACAATATAGAAACAGAATTTATTGGATATAATCAATTAGAAGCAGAAGGGAAAGTTCTTGGAATAGTAAAACAAGGGAAAAATGTACAGAAGGCTTTAAAGGGGGAAGAAGTAAAACTTCTTTTAGATAAAACTTCTTTTTATGGCGAAAGTGGAGGTCAAGTAGGAGACTGTGGAATTATAAAAACAGATACTGGGGAAATTTATGTAAAAGATTGTAAAAAGATTAGTAATAGAATTATTCATTATTGTAAAATAATAAAAGGAAGTATAGAAAAAGATCAAAGAGTAAAAACATATGTAAATAAAGATTTTCGAATGAATACTGCTCGTAATCATACATGCACTCATATTCTTCAAAAAGTTTTGAAAGAAGTATTAGGAGATCATGTAGAACAGGCAGGTTCTTTAGTGACTCCAGATAAATTAAGATTTGATTTTAAACATTTTACAGGTCTTAGTCAGCAAGAAATCAAAGATGTAGAAAATCGAGTAAATGAAATTATATTGCAAAGTTTACCAGTAAAGATTATAGAAACTACTTTAGACAAAGCAAAAAAAATGGGGGCTATAGCTTTATTTGATGAAAAATATGGGGAAAAAGTTAGATTGGTTCAAATAGGAGATTTTAGTTTAGAACTTTGTGGGGGAACCCATTTATCAAATTCTAGTCAAGTAGGTTTTTTTAAAATTATTAATGAAAGTAGCGTAGCATCTGGAATAAGAAGGATTGAAGCTACTTCTGGTAAAAAAGCTATAGAATTTTGTAATAGCAGAGAATCATTATTATTCGAATCTGCAAATCTATTAAAGGTAACTCCAATGGATTTGCCTAGAAAGATTGAAGAATTGTTAAAAACTATAAGAGGGCAACAAAAGGAAATAGAACAATTAAAAAGTAAAATAACTGGTAATATTGTGGAAGATTTGTTAAATGCAAAAGAAGAAATATCAGGAATTCCTGTAATTATTGCTCAACAAGAGGATTTAGATATAGATGCATTAAGAAAGTTAGCAGATCAATTAAAAGATAAAATGAATTCCGGAGTAGTCATTCTTGCTTCTAATAAAAAAGGGAAAATTCATTTTGTAAGTATGGCAACCAAAGATGTTATGCAAAAAGGAATTCACGTCGGAAATCTTATTAGAAAGATAGCTCAAATTACTGATGGTGGTGGTGGCGGAAGGGCAAATATGGCTCAAGCAGGAGGAAAAGATTTACGAAAATTACCTGAAGCTTTAGAGAAAGCGAAAGAATTTTTAGCACAACAAATAAAGAAATGATAAAAGGCGTAGATCCACGCCTTTTTCCGTTTTAATTTTATGGGAATACTTTAATCAATATATATGTTATAAATTATAGATAAATTTTTAAAAACCTTTTTTTACTAGAAAATCTACTCAATAAAATATATAATATAATAAACAGAAAAAAAATAAAGGAGGTATTTTCATGGATAAAGATTCTACAATAAAGTTTAATTTAGAACAAGAAAAATCAGAAGTAGTAAGAAATATATTATTTGAAGTTTTTGAGGCATTAAATCAAAAAGGATATAATCCAATAAGCCAAATGGTGGGATATATCATTTCTGGAGATCCTACATATATTACTAGTCATAATAATGCACGAAGTATTATTCGAAAAGTAGAACGGGATGAATTATTAGAGGAATTGTTAAAAAAATATTTAGACCAAAATTAAAGGAGGATTTTTTTGACTAGAAATTTTTATAAAAAATTAATGTTAGCAGTCATATTCATCTTTCTTATGGGATCTTCTTTATCCAATTTAACTTTTGCAAATGAGAATAAACAACAACATAAACAAGTAATTATGGTTGTAATAAATCAAGTGAATTATCAAGATTTAATGCAAATGAAATCTGTAGAAGATATTATAAATAAAGGAGGAGTTGGATTATTAAATACACGTACAGCCGGTAAAGCTATTATTCCTAAGGCATATGCAACTATTGGGGCTGGTGTGAGAGCGGAAGGAAATTGGACATCTTCTGAAGCACAACCTGCTACCAAAGAAAATGAAATAATTTATAAGACTAGGACTGGGCAAAAAGTTCCTAAGGGAGGAATTTTAAATTTAGAGATTAATCAACTTATTTCTTATAATGAGGAAGGGGAATATGGAGCTACTGCTGGACAATTAGGAACTTTAATAAGGAATGCAGGATTAAAAACTGCTGCTTATGGAAATATGGATGTTGGGGAAGAAAATAGAAGACCTCATGTACTTATTGCTATGGATCAATGGGGAAGGGTTGACCAAGGAGAGGTTTCTAGAAATATTTTGATAGAAGATCCAACGTATCCAGGAGAATTGAGAACAGATTTTTCTAAAATTTATAATTATATAAAAGAGAATAAAAATTTTCCTGCTCTTACAGTGGTTGAAACAGGAGATATTACTCGATTAGAGGAAGAAAAAGTTAACCTATCTCCTCAAATGTATGAGAAGCATAAAAAAGATACCTTACAGCGTTTTGATGATTTTATAGAAAAAACAAAAAAATTGGTAGATAAAGAAAATAAACTATTAGTATTAGTAACGCCTTTTGCTAATCAAGAGGATCGAAGCGAGGGATATGAGCTTACTCCTGTTGTTATGTATGGAGATGGGGTAGAAAAAGGACTTTTAATTTCAGATACTACTAGAAGAGAAGGTTTTATTAGCAATGTGGATATTGCACCTACTATATTAAGTTATTTAGGGATAGAAAAAGAAAATATGGTAGGGCAACCTATTCATGTAGTTCCTGGGGAAAAAGACTATTTAAATAAATTATTAGAAACCAATGAATTTGTAGTGGCAAATTCTAATAATCGTTTACCTATATTAACTATGTTTGTAGCTTATCAAATTGTTTTACTTATTGTAGCTTTGTTTATGGTTTTGTTTAAAAGAAATATATCAGAAAAATATATTAATGTTTTTAAAAAATTTTTATTGAGTGGAATGATCATTCCGATAGTATTATTATATATTCCGATATTTGAAATTAAAAATTTGTTTTTATATATTATTGCTATCATAGCAATTACATTTTTATTAAGCTGGATAGTTAATTATATTGAAAATAAGATGGAAGACCCACTTATACCTATTATTTTTATAACTTTATTTACTGCTTTGAGTCTTATAATAGATATTATAATGGGAACTCCTTTGGTAAAGATTTCTTTACTTGGATATGATCCTGTGATTGGAGCACGTTATTATGGAATTGGAAATGAATATATGGGAATATTAATAGGATCGTCATTGGTATTATTATTTGCTAGTAAAGAGAAAATTTCTATTGATAAAAATATAATTCTTGGTTTATTAATTTTTTTAATTATTATAATTGGATATCCAGAATTTGGGGCAAATGTTGGAGGAACAATTACAATCACTGCAGCAGCGATTTTTATATTTTTTAAGTTGTTTCATATAAAATTAGGTTGGAAACAAGTTATTTTTGCAGGGATTGGTATAATTTCTGTAGTATCTATTATGGCAGTTATAGATGTTTTTTTTGTAGAAAGTCAAAGTCACTTAGCGGGTGCGATATCTTCTATTAGAGAAGGTGGTATTGTAGAACTTAGTATGATAATACTTAGGAAGATTTCTATGAATATCAAGCTATTTGGAGTTACTGTTTGGAGTAAAGTATTAGTAGTAAGTATTATTGTATTTGCTATTATATTTAATAGACCACCTGGATTATTAAAAGGAGTCATTGATAAATATTCCTGTTTATCTATAGGTTGGACTGCTGTTGTTATAGCAAGCATTGTAGGATTTTTGGTAAATGACTCAGGAGTTGTTGCTGCTGCTACTTGCATAATTTATTTATCTTTTAGTTTATTATATATACTAATACAAGAACCTCACAACGTTTAAATTGTGAGGTTCTTAAATGAATGGTGAGGGATCTAATTTGGAATACAATCAACTAGGGAATACTGATATGAAGGTATCTAAATTATGTTTTGGAGGATTAACAGTGGGACCGTTGCAAGCAAATTTATCTCCCCAAGAAGGAGGAAAAATTATAGCTAGGGCTATGGAAGAAGGGGTGAATTTTATTGATACAGCGGATCTATATAATACTTATTCTCATATTCAAAAAGCAATGGAATATAGCAATAAAGAATTAATTATAGCTACCAAATCTTATGATTATGAAAAAAGTGGGGCACAAAAAAGTTTCTACAGAGCATTACGAGAACTAAAAAGAGATTATATTGATATATTTATGTTGCATGAGCAAGAAAGTATATATACCATAAAAGGACATTGGGAAGCTATGGAATATTATCTAAAGCAAAAAAAATTGGGAAAT is a genomic window of Garciella nitratireducens DSM 15102 containing:
- a CDS encoding AI-2E family transporter, encoding MTFLKRRRNLFFLIIIGVLFFMLIFHIRKELISILSPFIWSIIFAYLLNPIVNFLETRKINRSLSILLTYLTLISIFIVIGWTIIPAIVDETKNLIHDLPYYTEQVEKFLLMIRKSTQAQLPVIFNNFIENSINSIEDSIINKIKSISYIVVNFFSGILNIVMIPVVTYYFLKDKEYFKKIMIELMPKKWRIKILEIAKDSDRVIGGFVRGKIIVAIFVGVFTALGLYLLNINYAVIIGVVTGIIDIIPYFGPVIAAIPAIIIAFFQHPIKAIWVIILFIIVQQIEGDVIGPKVIGSSVGLHPVAIIFSLLIGGTFFGVIGMILAVPVAGTVKVVGKHIVDYIATNDDNY
- the alaS gene encoding alanine--tRNA ligase, translating into MESLGLNEIRERFLSFFEKKGHLRLPSFSLVPKNDNSLLLINSGMAPLKPYFIGIQKPPRKRVTTCQKCIRTPDIERVGQTARHATFFEMLGNFSFGDYFKKEIIEWAWEFIMQELKIPEDRLWVSIYKEDNEAFEIWTKKIGVSPERIVRLGKKDNFWEIGVGPCGPSSEIYFDRGEQAGCGKENCTVGCDCDRFVEFWNLVFTQFNRDEEGNYTPIKHPNIDTGMGLERIAAIMQGVDSIFEVDTIRHILDYVCSLAKIEYGKDVSKDMSIRVITDHIRSVTFMVSDGILPSNEGRGYVLRRLLRRAARHGKLLGIQEPFLYKICHKVIEVSKDAYPELKRKEESIEKIIYTEEERFQQTIDQGLSILQDLMNELITKNSDTISGIDVFKLYDTYGFPLELTMEIAQEKGLKVDENGFYQEMKKQKERARNARKITNIGSWKEDVSIFLGNNIETEFIGYNQLEAEGKVLGIVKQGKNVQKALKGEEVKLLLDKTSFYGESGGQVGDCGIIKTDTGEIYVKDCKKISNRIIHYCKIIKGSIEKDQRVKTYVNKDFRMNTARNHTCTHILQKVLKEVLGDHVEQAGSLVTPDKLRFDFKHFTGLSQQEIKDVENRVNEIILQSLPVKIIETTLDKAKKMGAIALFDEKYGEKVRLVQIGDFSLELCGGTHLSNSSQVGFFKIINESSVASGIRRIEATSGKKAIEFCNSRESLLFESANLLKVTPMDLPRKIEELLKTIRGQQKEIEQLKSKITGNIVEDLLNAKEEISGIPVIIAQQEDLDIDALRKLADQLKDKMNSGVVILASNKKGKIHFVSMATKDVMQKGIHVGNLIRKIAQITDGGGGGRANMAQAGGKDLRKLPEALEKAKEFLAQQIKK
- a CDS encoding IreB family regulatory phosphoprotein; the protein is MDKDSTIKFNLEQEKSEVVRNILFEVFEALNQKGYNPISQMVGYIISGDPTYITSHNNARSIIRKVERDELLEELLKKYLDQN